One genomic segment of Brachionichthys hirsutus isolate HB-005 chromosome 13, CSIRO-AGI_Bhir_v1, whole genome shotgun sequence includes these proteins:
- the LOC137903337 gene encoding zinc fingers and homeoboxes protein 1-like, with amino-acid sequence MASRRKSTTPCMVPPQERVDSDQEMDDVQEGDGVHRALEEGAGPDHYVDSNVAEGGYECKYCPFQSPELKLFTVHVHTEHPEVVLNASYVCMECDYRTKSYDTLLAHNTRLHQGEHHFTRTMVKRSNETVFQQTLNDLTFDGSFVKVEDEEDEEDEETTHKSIALSKTPIMKVRRRPEPNKFAAPHRTTIDDIIKVESNDEDDEPTEPATPSPAPVTPMTPTAPYLIPVSTPMQVQAVPQNIIVNSSNLLQLQSGPGGGPVLPPGTLAQVLSALQNQQSSPQTQLLIPISSIPTYNTAMDSNVLLVSAYNRFPYPSVSEILGLSSQTKFSEEQIKVWFSAQRLKHGVSWTPEEVEEARRKKFNGTVQTVPQTITVIPANGLQSIFQTCQIIGQPGLVLAQVSGNGSTLPVAPPVTLTAAGVPGNQPKAAEPSPESRSSVSPCLDASATKPKKSKEQLAELKASYGRKQVAGEAEISRLMQVTKLSKRAIKKWFSDTRYNQRNSRDHHSVPLGETASSRAATPVGGSSSSSENNNTIVIDSSDDAGESSPTSANMAGSSGSFSDLRVKFRHAFPDFTPQKFKEKTPEQLLLLEASFQESETPPDEELGRLRVETKLTRREVDAWFTERRKTPLEAGAEKARAAGVASRSTQERQSTPPAGRKVMKKTPEQLHILKKAFVRTQWPTSEEYDQMADESGLPRTYIVNWFGDTRYACKNSNLKWFYLYQSGKVDEALNGGAKSHKKSRKRFRGWSRRTRRPYPCKRSSQGGAIAIKVKSGKTFLEDYYLKHGGLSERDLDDLVMKSSMSYEQVRDWFSQTARRVQEGKEAFSDQDQDQDQDQDQDLEPEPEPEPEGVN; translated from the exons ATGGCGAGCAGGAGGAAGTCCACCACCCCGTGCATGGTCCCCCCGCAGGAACGCGTCGACTCGGATCAGGAGATGGACGACGTCCAGGAGGGTGACGGCGTGCACCGCGCcctggaggagggggcggggccagaccACTACGTGGACTCAAACGTGGCAGAAGGTGGTTACGAGTGCAAGTACTGCCCCTTCCAGAGCCCAGAGCTCAAGCTGTTCACCGTGCACGTGCACACGGAGCACCCGGAGGTCGTCCTCAACGCGTCCTACGTCTGCATGGAGTGCGACTACCGCACCAAGAG TTATGACACGCTGCTGGCCCACAACACTCGCCTCCACCAGGGGGAGCACCACTTCACACGGACGATGGTGAAGCGGAGCAACGAGACCGTTTTCCAGCAGACGCTCAACGATCTCACGTTCGACGGCAGCTTTGTCAaagtggaggatgaagaggacgaagaggatgaagagacgACCCATAAAAGCATCGCCCTCAGCAAGACGCCCATCATGAAGGTGAGGCGTCGGCCGGAACCCAACAAGTTCGCCGCCCCTCACAGAACGACCATCGACGACATCATCAAAGTGGAAAGCAACGACGAAGACGACGAGCCCACGGAGCCAGCTACGCCCTCTCCGGCCCCCGTGACCCCCATGACCCCCACAGCCCCTTACCTCATACCCGTCTCCACGCCGATGCAGGTCCAGGCGGTCCCTCAAAACATCATCGTCAACAGTTCaaacctgctgcagcttcaaagCGGCCCGGGGGGGGGCCCGGTTCTGCCTCCTGGGACTCTGGCCCAGGTTCTCTCTGCCCTACAGAACCAGCAGAGCAGCCCCCAGACCCAGCTGCTCATCCCCATCAGCAGCATCCCCACCTACAACACGGCCATGGACAGCAACGTGCTGCTCGTCAGCGCCTACAACAG GTTCCCGTACCCCTCTGTGTCGGAGATCCTGGGCTTGTCGTCACAGACCAAGTTCAGCGAGGAGCAGATCAAAGTCTGGTTTTCTGCTCAGAGGCTGAAACACGGAGTCAGCTGGACACCGGAGGAG GTAGAAGaggcgaggaggaagaagtTTAACGGCACGGTGCAGACCGTCCCTCAGACCATCACCGTCATCCCCGCCAACGGGCTGCAGTCCATCTTCCAGACCTGCCAGATCATCGGCCAGCCGGGGCTCGTCCTCGCTCAGGTGTCGGGCAACGGCAGCACCTTGCCGGTGGCTCCTCCCGTTACCCTGACAGCTGCAGGTGTCCCTGGCAACCAGCCTAAAGCCGCCGAGCCATCGCCAGAGTCCCGAAGCAGCGTGTCCCCCTGTTTGGACGCCTCGGCCACCAAACCGAAGAAGTCCAAGGAGCAGCTCGCGGAGCTGAAGGCGAGCTACGGCAGGAAGCAGGTCGCCGGCGAGGCGGAGATCTCACGCCTCATGCAGGTCACCAAGCTGTCAAAGCGAGCCATAAAGAAGTGGTTCAGCGACACGCGCTACAACCAGAGGAACTCCAGGGATCACCACAGCGTCCCTCTGGGCGAAACGGCATCCAGCAGGGCGGCGACACCCGTcggaggcagcagcagcagcagcgagaacAACAACACCATCGTTATCGACTCTAGCGACGACGCCGGCGAGTCCTCGCCCACTTCTGCCAACATGGCGGGTTCCTCGGGTTCCTTCAGTGACCTACGGGTCAAATTCCGTCACGCCTTTCCTGACTTCACGCCACAAAAGTTCAAGGAAAAGACTCCAGAGCAGCTGCTCCTGTTGGAAGCCAGCTTCCAGGAATCAGAGACTCCGCCCGACGAGGAGCTCGGCCGCCTGCGTGTGGAGACCAAGCTGACGCGGCGAGAGGTGGACGCTTGGTTTACCGAACGACGGAAGACGCCTTTGGAGGCGGGTGCCGAGAAGGCGAGAGCAGCTGGTGTGGCGTCGCGCTCAACTCAGGAACGACAGAGCACGCCACCTGCAGGCAGGAAGGTGATGAAGAAGACGCCAGAGCAGCTCCACATCCTGAAGAAGGCCTTCGTTCGGACGCAGTGGCCGACGTCCGAGGAGTACGACCAGATGGCGGACGAGAGCGGGCTTCCGAGGACGTACATCGTCAACTGGTTTGGAGACACGCGCTACGCCTGCAAGAATAGCAACTTGAAATGGTTCTACCTCTACCAGAGCGGAAAG GTGGATGAAGCACTGAACGGTGGAGCCAAGAGCCACAAGAAATCCAGGAAGCGTTTCCGTGGTTGGTCCAGGCGGACCCGTCGGCCGTACCCCTGTAAACGTTCGTCACAGGGGGGCGCCATCGCCATCAAG gtgaagTCCGGTAAGACGTTTCTGGAGGACTACTACCTGAAACACGGAGGCCTGAGTGAGAGAGACCTGGACGACCTGGTGATGAAATCCAGCATGAGCTATGAACAGGTGAGGGACTGGTTCTCCCAGACGGCCAGGAGGGTGCAGGAGGGCAAGGAGGCCTTCAgtgaccaggaccaggaccaggaccaggaccaagACCAGGATCTGGAGCCAGAGCCTGAGCCTGAGCCTGAGGGGGTGAAC